A genome region from Sphaeramia orbicularis unplaced genomic scaffold, fSphaOr1.1, whole genome shotgun sequence includes the following:
- the LOC115415871 gene encoding acid-sensing ion channel 4-A-like, with protein sequence MPVIRGLGRTADICPPSKINCVDKALAQLQKNSGDTCPCETPCNLTRYGKELSMVKIPSKGSARYLSRKYDKSEDYIRDNFLVLDIFFEALNYETIEQKKAYDVAGLLGDIGGQMGLFIGASILTFLEILDYIYEVIKHRLQRLLRPQKDDKKNKQQTSTVATVGLEEMKAKEPNDMTRSHPEGRTPTPSCP encoded by the exons ATGCCTGTCATCAGAGGCCTGGGCA GAACTGCAGATATCTGCCCTCCCAGTAAAATCAACTGTGTTGACAAAGCACTTG CTCAGCTACAGAAGAACAGTGGGGATACCTGTCCATGCGAAACGCCCTGTAATCTCACCCGCTACGGTAAAGAGCTCTCCATGGTCAAAATCCCCAGCAAAGGCTCTGCTCGCTACCTCTCCAGGAAATATGACAAGTCAGAGGACTACATCAG AGATAACTTCCTGGTGTTGGATATCTTCTTTGAAGCTCTGAACTATGAAACCATCGAACAGAAGAAAGCCTATGATGTGGCCGGTTTATTAG GGGACATCGGTGGGCAGATGGGCTTGTTCATTGGAGCCAGTATCCTGACATTCTTAGAAATACTGGATTACATCTATGAG GTGATCAAACACCGGCTACAACGTCTGCTGAGGCCGCAGAAAGACGACAAGAAGAACAAACAGCAGACCAGCACTGTAGCAACAGTGGGTCTGGAGGAGATGAAAGCAAAG GAGCCCAATGACATGACGCGGAGTCATCCGGAGGGGCGTACGCCAACACCATCCTGCCCAtga